In Alteromonas naphthalenivorans, one DNA window encodes the following:
- a CDS encoding tyrosine-type recombinase/integrase: protein MALTALEVKNSICPEGKKQTKKSDGNGLFLLIKSNGSKLWRMRYRFNNKHQELALGQYPTIPLVEARSMAAQARAQLVQGINPADERRAKKRESKADGRQFGELALTWWKQQKSSWSEDHTNKVKRWITVDMAPLSKLQIDMIDQGHITELMLSIEAAGKRRVAPTILSVINRIFGYALAHRYTRINPAQGLPMSDILKPMPKVKHRAAITKPLALGQLIRDIDTTESGSFCTVEALRLIPRLFLRPGEIRCLKWEYIDFDNMLLTIPGEEMKRGREHLVPLAEQVVTQLKNVYEVTSYSPYVFPSQRNSDQPISKNVMTNRLRDLGYGADVMSAHGFRSTASTILHEQGWHHDVIETQLAHLTGTATSRAYNRSMYLAERTKMMQAWADQLDALRDRDDVLPTTRGEP from the coding sequence ATGGCTTTAACAGCGTTGGAAGTTAAGAACTCTATCTGTCCTGAAGGCAAGAAACAGACAAAGAAAAGTGATGGTAATGGTTTGTTTTTATTGATAAAAAGCAATGGTTCCAAGCTTTGGCGTATGCGTTATCGGTTTAATAATAAGCATCAAGAGTTGGCTCTGGGGCAGTACCCTACGATACCCCTAGTTGAGGCGAGATCAATGGCTGCCCAAGCACGAGCCCAGCTGGTTCAGGGGATTAACCCTGCTGATGAAAGACGGGCTAAAAAGAGGGAATCTAAAGCTGATGGCCGCCAATTTGGCGAGCTTGCGTTGACTTGGTGGAAGCAGCAGAAGTCTAGCTGGTCGGAAGACCACACCAATAAGGTTAAGCGCTGGATAACGGTTGATATGGCTCCATTATCAAAGCTACAGATAGATATGATTGATCAAGGGCATATCACAGAGCTAATGCTGTCTATCGAGGCGGCGGGTAAGCGCCGTGTAGCCCCCACAATCCTTTCAGTGATCAATCGTATCTTTGGTTATGCCTTGGCACACAGATATACCCGTATCAATCCTGCTCAGGGCTTACCTATGAGTGATATTCTCAAGCCTATGCCAAAAGTTAAGCACAGAGCGGCTATCACAAAGCCTTTGGCCTTAGGGCAGCTTATTCGGGATATTGATACAACTGAATCTGGCAGCTTTTGTACTGTAGAAGCGTTAAGGCTTATTCCCCGGTTATTCTTGAGACCTGGGGAAATTAGATGCCTTAAATGGGAATACATCGATTTTGACAATATGCTGCTGACAATACCTGGTGAAGAAATGAAGCGTGGCCGAGAACACCTTGTACCGCTTGCCGAACAAGTAGTGACTCAGCTTAAAAATGTTTATGAAGTAACCAGCTATTCGCCGTATGTATTCCCCAGTCAGCGTAATAGTGATCAGCCTATAAGTAAGAATGTGATGACCAATCGTTTGCGGGATCTTGGTTATGGTGCTGATGTAATGTCCGCACACGGCTTCAGGAGCACGGCATCGACGATTTTACATGAGCAGGGGTGGCACCATGATGTGATTGAAACCCAGCTAGCCCACCTTACAGGTACAGCTACTTCAAGGGCTTATAATCGCTCAATGTACTTAGCAGAGCGTACCAAGATGATGCAGGCTTGGGCTGATCAGTTGGATGCTCTGCGTGATAGGGATGATGTTTTACCAACTACGAGAGGGGAACCCTAG
- the groL gene encoding chaperonin GroEL (60 kDa chaperone family; promotes refolding of misfolded polypeptides especially under stressful conditions; forms two stacked rings of heptamers to form a barrel-shaped 14mer; ends can be capped by GroES; misfolded proteins enter the barrel where they are refolded when GroES binds), giving the protein MAAKEVRFGNDARTKMLKGVNTLANAVKVTLGPKGRNVVLDKSFGAPTITKDGVSVAKEIELEDKFENMGAQMVKEVASKANDEAGDGTTTATVLAQAIITEGHKSVAAGMNPMDLKRGIDKAVIAAVEELKALSTDCADSKSIAQVGTISANSDAEVGDIIAQAMEKVGKEGVITVEEGQALQNELDVVEGMQFDRGYLSPYFINNQENGTVELDSPFILLVDKKISNIRELLPTLEGVAKAGKPLMIIAEDVEGEALATLVVNNMRGIVKVAAVKAPGFGDRRKAMLQDIAILTGGTVISEEIGLDLEKVELEDLGTAKRVVINKDNTTIVDGNGDEEAIEGRCAQIKGQIEDSSSDYDKEKLQERLAKLSGGVAVIKVGAATEVEMKEKKDRVEDALHATRAAVEEGVVPGGGVALVRAAAKLASLTGENEDQTVGIKLALRAMEAPLRQIASNAGAEASVVVNEVKNGDGNYGYNAGNDTYGDMLEMGILDPTKVTRSALQFAASIASLMITTEAMIADIPQDEAAPAMPDMGGMGGMGGMM; this is encoded by the coding sequence ATGGCAGCTAAAGAAGTACGTTTTGGTAACGACGCTCGTACAAAAATGCTTAAAGGCGTAAACACGCTAGCAAACGCAGTGAAAGTTACACTAGGTCCTAAAGGCCGTAACGTAGTACTAGATAAGTCTTTCGGCGCTCCTACCATCACTAAAGATGGTGTATCTGTAGCCAAAGAAATCGAACTTGAAGACAAGTTTGAGAACATGGGCGCGCAGATGGTTAAAGAAGTTGCGTCTAAAGCGAATGACGAAGCGGGTGACGGTACAACTACTGCAACTGTTTTAGCACAAGCTATTATCACTGAAGGTCACAAGTCTGTTGCTGCAGGCATGAACCCAATGGATCTTAAGCGTGGTATCGACAAAGCAGTTATTGCTGCGGTTGAAGAGCTTAAAGCCCTATCTACTGATTGTGCTGACAGCAAGTCAATTGCTCAGGTTGGTACTATCTCTGCAAACTCTGATGCAGAAGTTGGCGACATCATTGCTCAAGCAATGGAAAAAGTAGGTAAGGAAGGCGTAATTACTGTTGAAGAAGGTCAAGCACTTCAAAACGAACTTGACGTTGTTGAAGGTATGCAGTTCGACCGCGGTTACCTATCTCCTTACTTCATTAACAACCAAGAGAACGGCACTGTTGAACTAGACAGCCCTTTCATCCTATTGGTTGATAAGAAAATTTCTAACATCCGTGAGTTGCTTCCTACCCTTGAAGGCGTAGCAAAAGCAGGTAAGCCACTGATGATTATTGCTGAAGATGTTGAAGGCGAAGCCTTAGCTACACTAGTAGTAAACAACATGCGCGGTATTGTTAAAGTTGCTGCTGTTAAAGCACCTGGCTTTGGTGACCGTCGTAAAGCAATGCTTCAAGACATCGCTATTCTTACTGGTGGTACGGTTATCTCTGAAGAGATTGGTCTAGACCTTGAAAAAGTAGAGCTAGAAGACCTTGGTACCGCTAAGCGCGTAGTTATCAACAAAGACAATACTACTATTGTTGATGGTAACGGCGACGAAGAAGCGATAGAAGGCCGTTGTGCTCAAATTAAAGGTCAAATTGAAGACTCTTCTTCAGACTACGACAAAGAAAAGCTTCAAGAGCGTTTAGCTAAGCTTTCTGGCGGTGTTGCAGTAATTAAAGTTGGTGCTGCTACCGAAGTAGAAATGAAAGAGAAGAAAGACCGCGTTGAAGATGCACTTCATGCAACTCGCGCCGCGGTTGAAGAAGGCGTAGTACCTGGTGGTGGTGTGGCGCTAGTTCGTGCAGCAGCTAAGCTTGCTAGCCTAACTGGCGAAAACGAAGACCAAACTGTAGGTATTAAGCTTGCACTACGTGCAATGGAAGCGCCTTTACGTCAAATCGCTAGCAACGCCGGTGCAGAAGCATCTGTTGTGGTTAACGAAGTGAAAAATGGCGACGGTAACTACGGTTACAATGCGGGCAACGACACGTACGGCGACATGCTAGAGATGGGTATTCTTGACCCAACTAAAGTAACGCGCTCTGCACTACAGTTCGCAGCATCAATCGCTTCACTTATGATTACAACTGAAGCCATGATTGCAGATATACCTCAAGACGAAGCAGCGCCTGCAATGCCTGATATGGGCGGCATGGGTGGAATGGGCGGCATGATGTAA